A single genomic interval of Armigeres subalbatus isolate Guangzhou_Male chromosome 1, GZ_Asu_2, whole genome shotgun sequence harbors:
- the LOC134207630 gene encoding SPARC, protein MRRLELTVLSLLLMTSCLQAVRANEEDDEDLLDDSAGEEFDEDDEALLRQIEAQHVQKQFEKEDQLARDLAAKIAAEHYNFEGVETLPRLADPCKGVRCGAGRICQADGNDPKCVCIPECPEEPDSRRKVCTNLNETWDSACEVHRQRCLCNTNDERCRGEEVKHLHIDYYGGCRDMPDCSENDLSDFPRRMRDWLFNVMRDLAVRNELPEAYMELEQEAETNLTKRWTNAAIWKWCDLDGHPNDNSVSRHELFPIRAPLMTLEHCIAPFLETCDPNGDHRITLQEWGKCLELEEDDLTARCAKINKEDEFEKIELELADPN, encoded by the exons ATGCGGCGACTGGAGCTGACGGTGTTAAGTCTTCTACTGATGACCTCTTGTCTGCAAGCCGTTCGCGCCAACGAGGAAGATGACGAAGATTTGCTTGACGATAGCGCCGGTGAAGAATTCGACGAAGACGATGAAGCTCTGCTGAGACAAATTGAAGCTCAGCACGTGCAAAAACAATTCGAGAAGGAAGATCAACTGGCCCGGGACCTGGCGGCTAAAATCGCCGCCGAGCATTATAACTTCGAGGGCGTAGAAACTCTACCCCGGCTGGCCGATCCGTGCAAGGGAGTGCGTTGCGGTGCCGGACGAATTTGCCAAGCTGACGGTAACGATCCCAAGTGCGTGTGTATTCCCGAATGTCCGGAGGAACCGGATTCCAGGCGGAAGGTCTGTACCAATCTGAACGAAACGTGGGACTCAGCTTGCGAGGTTCACCGACAACGTTGCCTCTGCAATACGAACGATGAACGGTGTCGTGGGGAGGAGGTCAAACACTTGCACATTGACTACTACGGCGGATGCCGAGACATGCCG GACTGCTCGGAGAATGATCTTTCTGATTTTCCGCGACGCATGCGTGACTGGCTGTTCAACGTGATGCGTGACTTGGCCGTGCGTAACGAGCTACCCGAAGCTTACATGGAACTGGAGCAGGAAGCCGAAACCAATCTGACCAAACGATGGACAAATGCCGCCATCTGGAAATGGTGCGATTTGGATGGCCATCCGAACGACAACTCTGTCTCACGACATGAACTGTTTCCTATCCGGGCCCCACTGATGACGCTGGAGCATTGTATTGCGCCGTTTTTGGAAACATGCGACCCGAACGGGGACCACAGGATCACCCTTCAGGAGTGGGGCAAGTGTTTGGAGCTGGAAGAG gatGATCTCACCGCTCGTTGCGCCAAAATCAACAAGGAAGATGAGTTCGAGAAGATTGAGCTGGAGCTGGCAGATCCCAATTAA